One window from the genome of Cinclus cinclus unplaced genomic scaffold, bCinCin1.1 SCAFFOLD_32, whole genome shotgun sequence encodes:
- the LOC134057364 gene encoding olfactory receptor 14J1-like — translation MSNSSSFRHFLLLALADTRQLQLLHFCLFLGISLAALLANGLIISAVACGHHLHTPMFFFLLNLALTDLGSICTTVPKAMHNSLWHTNNISYSACAAQVFSLMLFLAAEYFLLTIMCYDRYVSICKPLHYGTLLGSRACAHMAAAAWASAFLNALLHTANTFSLPLCHGNALGQFFCEIPQILKLSCSHSYLRELGLIAVSACLGFGCFVFIVFSYVQIFRAVLRIPSEQGRHKAFSTCLPHLAVVSLFISTAVFTYLKPASISSPSLDLSLSVLYSVVPPALNPLIYSLRNQELKAALRKLMSRYFQKH, via the coding sequence atgtccaacagcagctccttcaggcacttcctcctgctggcattggcagacacgcggcagctgcagctcctgcacttctgcctcttcctgggcatctccctggctgccctcctggccaacggcctcatcatcagcgccgtagcctgcggccaccacctgcacacccccatgttcttcttcctgctcaacctggccctcactgacctgggctccatctgcaccactgtccccaaagccatgcacaattccctctggcacaccaacaacatctcctactctgcatgtgctgctcaggtgttttctCTTATGCTATTTCTTGCAGCGGAGTATttcctcctgaccatcatgtgctacgaccgctacgtgtccatctgcaaacccctgcactatgggaccctcctgggcagcagagcttgtgcccacatggcagcagctgcctgggccagtgcctttctcaatgctctgctgcacacagccaatacattttccctgcccctgtgccatggcaatgccctgggccagttcttctgtgaaatcccacagatcctcaaactctcctgctcacactcctacctcagggaacttgggctcatTGCAGTTAGTGCCTGTTTAGgatttggttgttttgtgttcattgttttctcctatgtgcaaatcttcagggctgtgctgaggatcccctctgagcagggaaggcacaaagccttttccacctgcctccctcacctggctgtggtcTCTCTGTTTATTAGCACTGCAGTGTTTACCTACCTGAAGCctgcctccatctcctccccatccctggatctgtccctgtcagttctgtactcggtggtgcctccagccctgaaccccctcatctacagcctgaggaaccaggagctcaaggctgcatTGAGAAAATTGATGAGTCGGTATTTTCAGAAGCATTAA